A genomic segment from Sphingomonas astaxanthinifaciens DSM 22298 encodes:
- a CDS encoding protein adenylyltransferase SelO family protein, with amino-acid sequence MTVPQPYRPDPRILDLGGDYYDEVAAATFPACTPRFLNARAAATVGLDDTDWAAHFCRFESLPENLPRPLALRYHGHQFRHYNPDLGDGRGFLFAQVRDDRGRLLDLGTKGSGQTPWSRFGDGRLTLKGGVREVLATEMLEALGVHTSRSFALFETGEQLERNDEPSPTRSAVLTRLSHSHIRIGTFQRLAYFEEAENIERLVRYCLEHLFAEPADAGPLRLFDLVTERTAALAASYLVAGFVHGVLNTDNINVTGESFDYGPWRFTPEWDTEFTAAYFDHGGLYAFGRQPEAIQWNLAQLAGCLALVTDDHPGLSERLQGFAPAFHAALAAAMLRRLGLPAVTEESDRALARAATAALATRKVGIDRFFFDWRGGETPPGPAYDDPAFAEFAAAIGNRRCSRNHPYWSDPSPCSLHIEEVEAIWTRIADDDDWTAFDQKIAAIRRMGDALAEG; translated from the coding sequence ATGACCGTTCCGCAACCCTATCGCCCCGATCCGCGCATTCTGGACCTCGGCGGCGATTATTATGACGAGGTGGCGGCGGCGACCTTTCCGGCCTGCACCCCGCGCTTCCTGAACGCGCGCGCGGCCGCCACGGTGGGGCTCGACGATACCGACTGGGCCGCGCATTTCTGCCGGTTCGAATCCTTGCCCGAAAACCTCCCCCGGCCGCTGGCGCTCCGTTATCACGGCCACCAGTTCCGCCATTACAATCCCGACCTCGGCGACGGCCGCGGCTTCCTGTTCGCGCAAGTGCGCGACGACCGGGGCCGCCTGCTCGACCTCGGAACCAAGGGCTCGGGCCAGACCCCGTGGAGCCGCTTCGGTGACGGACGGCTGACCCTGAAGGGCGGGGTCCGCGAGGTGCTGGCGACCGAGATGCTCGAGGCGCTGGGGGTTCACACCAGTCGCAGCTTCGCCCTGTTCGAGACGGGCGAACAACTCGAACGCAACGACGAGCCCTCCCCCACCCGCTCGGCCGTGCTCACCCGGCTGAGCCACAGCCACATCCGGATCGGCACCTTCCAGCGCCTCGCCTATTTCGAGGAGGCCGAGAACATCGAGCGGCTGGTCCGCTACTGCCTCGAGCATCTCTTCGCCGAGCCCGCCGACGCCGGTCCATTGCGCCTGTTCGACCTAGTCACCGAGCGGACGGCCGCGCTCGCCGCTTCCTATCTCGTCGCGGGCTTCGTCCACGGCGTCCTCAACACCGACAACATCAACGTCACCGGCGAGAGCTTCGACTATGGCCCGTGGCGCTTCACGCCCGAGTGGGACACGGAGTTCACCGCCGCCTATTTCGACCATGGCGGCCTCTACGCCTTCGGCCGCCAGCCCGAGGCGATCCAGTGGAACCTCGCCCAGCTCGCCGGCTGCCTCGCGCTCGTCACCGACGACCATCCGGGCCTGTCCGAGCGGCTGCAGGGCTTCGCGCCCGCCTTTCACGCCGCGCTGGCGGCGGCGATGCTGCGCCGGCTGGGCCTGCCGGCCGTCACCGAGGAGAGCGACCGCGCGCTCGCCCGCGCAGCGACGGCGGCGCTCGCCACCCGCAAGGTCGGCATCGACCGATTTTTCTTCGATTGGCGTGGCGGCGAAACGCCTCCCGGCCCCGCATACGACGATCCCGCCTTCGCCGAATTCGCCGCCGCGATCGGCAACCGGCGGTGCTCGCGAAATCACCCCTATTGGTCCGATCCTTCCCCCTGCTCGCTACACATCGAGGAAGTGGAGGCGATCTGGACGCGGATTGCCGACGACGACGACTGGACCGCCTTTGACCAGAAGATCGCCGCCATTCGCCGCATGGGCGACGCGCTGGCGGAGGGTTGA
- a CDS encoding c-type cytochrome: MKRIARWAGFGLGGLLALVLLAAAGIRGMSAYALTRNQEPRPERIDMARADPARGLHIARTRACIECHGEGLRGTKFFDEAGVGTLYAPNLTLVAAQASDEQLARAIRQGIGHDGRPLFIMPSATYAAFTDAEVSDLVAYIRTQPRGGAEQPAMSLGPLGHLGVATGKFLTQPMLMARYRANPAPDLGPRYAAGRHLAMTICADCHDSALTGLEVKPGVVSPDLDIVGAYDAAQFATLMKTGLPPGGRELVMMTGSSRASFSHFTDREVADLFAYLKARAARRQEQAAGSAVRGS; encoded by the coding sequence ATGAAAAGAATCGCGCGGTGGGCCGGTTTCGGCCTCGGCGGGCTGCTGGCGCTCGTGTTGCTGGCGGCAGCCGGCATCCGGGGGATGTCGGCCTATGCGCTGACCCGCAATCAGGAGCCGCGGCCCGAGCGGATCGACATGGCCCGGGCCGATCCCGCCCGCGGCCTCCACATTGCGCGGACCCGCGCCTGCATCGAATGCCATGGCGAGGGACTTCGCGGCACCAAATTCTTCGACGAGGCCGGGGTGGGCACGCTCTACGCGCCCAACCTCACGCTCGTCGCCGCTCAGGCCAGCGACGAACAGCTCGCCCGCGCCATCCGCCAGGGGATCGGCCATGACGGACGCCCGCTCTTCATCATGCCCTCGGCCACCTATGCCGCCTTCACCGACGCCGAGGTGTCGGACCTCGTCGCCTATATCCGCACCCAGCCCCGGGGCGGGGCCGAGCAGCCGGCCATGTCGTTGGGGCCGCTCGGCCACCTCGGGGTCGCCACCGGCAAGTTCCTGACCCAGCCGATGCTGATGGCCCGCTACCGGGCCAATCCGGCGCCCGACCTCGGGCCCCGCTATGCCGCTGGCCGCCACCTCGCCATGACGATCTGCGCCGACTGCCACGACAGCGCGCTCACCGGGCTCGAGGTCAAGCCGGGGGTGGTCTCCCCCGACCTCGACATCGTCGGCGCCTATGATGCGGCCCAGTTCGCGACCCTGATGAAGACCGGGCTTCCCCCCGGTGGTCGCGAGCTCGTCATGATGACGGGCAGCAGCCGCGCCAGCTTTAGCCACTTCACCGACCGCGAGGTCGCCGACCTTTTCGCCTATCTCAAGGCCCGGGCGGCGCGGCGGCAGGAACAGGCTGCGGGCTCGGCGGTTCGGGGATCGTGA
- the astD gene encoding succinylglutamate-semialdehyde dehydrogenase yields MDLVSFEPATGATLWSGPTGDAAAEVAAARAAFPAWAAESVTFRAETLRRFANVVRNRENDLAALIARETGKPLWEAKTEVGAVVGKVEISINAYMERTPQRRHEAALGSKVAVRHKPHGVLAVLGPYNFPAHLPNGHIVPALLAGNSVVFKPSEKTPATGAMLVDLYREAGVPEGNIRLLTGGPDEGRALAGQEDIDGLLFTGSARAGQALHRQFADTPHKILALELGGNNPLVVWNAKDVAAAATIAVQSAFLSAGQRCTAARRLIVEDGPAADALIAAILKLIDRLIVDEPFAEPQPFLGPVIDNAAADHLQAQFLDLMMKGGRVIRRLDRPREGLPFLTPAVIDVTGIEDRPDEELFGPVLQVIRVPDFDAAIREANATRFGLAASLVGGSPAQYDRFWGEVRAGVINWNKPTNGAPSNAPFGGVGLSGNHRPSAFYAADYCAYPVTSSEAEIARASISEGLRDPNMLED; encoded by the coding sequence ATGGACCTAGTATCTTTCGAGCCCGCCACCGGCGCCACCCTCTGGTCCGGTCCCACCGGCGATGCCGCCGCCGAAGTCGCCGCCGCGCGCGCCGCCTTCCCCGCCTGGGCGGCGGAATCGGTCACCTTCCGCGCCGAGACGCTGCGCCGCTTCGCCAATGTCGTTCGCAATCGCGAGAACGATCTTGCCGCGCTGATCGCGCGCGAGACCGGCAAGCCCCTGTGGGAAGCGAAGACCGAGGTTGGCGCGGTGGTCGGCAAGGTCGAGATCTCGATCAACGCCTACATGGAGCGCACGCCCCAGCGTCGCCATGAGGCCGCGCTCGGCTCCAAGGTCGCGGTCCGGCACAAGCCCCACGGCGTGCTGGCGGTGCTCGGCCCCTACAATTTCCCGGCGCATCTTCCGAACGGGCACATCGTCCCCGCCTTGCTCGCCGGCAACAGCGTCGTCTTCAAGCCATCGGAAAAGACCCCCGCGACCGGCGCGATGCTGGTCGACCTCTACCGCGAGGCGGGCGTCCCCGAGGGCAATATCCGGCTGCTGACCGGCGGTCCCGACGAGGGCCGCGCGCTCGCCGGGCAGGAGGACATCGACGGCCTCCTCTTCACGGGCTCCGCCCGCGCGGGCCAGGCGCTGCACCGCCAGTTCGCCGACACGCCGCACAAGATCCTCGCGCTCGAGCTTGGCGGCAACAATCCGCTGGTCGTGTGGAACGCCAAGGACGTGGCTGCGGCCGCCACCATCGCGGTCCAGTCGGCCTTCCTTTCGGCCGGTCAGCGCTGCACCGCCGCGCGCCGGCTGATCGTCGAGGACGGCCCCGCCGCCGACGCGCTCATTGCCGCGATCCTCAAGCTCATCGACCGCCTCATCGTCGACGAGCCCTTCGCCGAGCCGCAGCCCTTCCTCGGGCCGGTGATCGACAATGCCGCCGCCGACCATCTGCAGGCGCAGTTCCTCGACCTGATGATGAAGGGCGGACGCGTCATCCGCCGGCTCGACCGCCCGCGCGAGGGCCTGCCCTTCCTGACCCCCGCGGTGATCGACGTGACGGGGATCGAGGACCGGCCCGACGAGGAATTGTTCGGCCCCGTGCTGCAGGTCATCCGCGTGCCCGATTTCGACGCTGCCATCCGCGAAGCCAATGCCACGCGCTTCGGGCTTGCCGCGAGCCTCGTCGGCGGTTCGCCCGCGCAATATGACCGCTTCTGGGGCGAGGTTCGCGCCGGGGTCATCAACTGGAACAAGCCGACCAACGGCGCGCCATCCAATGCGCCCTTCGGCGGGGTCGGTCTCAGCGGCAACCACCGGCCGAGCGCCTTCTACGCGGCCGATTATTGCGCCTATCCGGTCACCAGCAGCGAGGCCGAGATCGCCCGCGCCTCGATCAGCGAGGGCCTGCGCGACCCCAACATGCTCGAGGACTAA
- a CDS encoding glycosyltransferase — MPPAPASLDVAIVMFDFGPTGVVRNALRIARASAAAGLKVELWVVQDAGTMRREVPDDVPVVAFGPTLGTDYTRADRRRAGRGAVPALAALMAERAPRVVLSAGNHFHSQVAAASRVAGHPSRLILRVSTGLPKPDGASPLAWARYWWKRGKAIRRQREADLLVAVSREVGEELAADMGFPAERIVVIPNGIDARAIDARAAQPFEHPWFAPGAPPVILGVGRIDKFKNFELLIDAFAALRATRPLRLMIVGEERGAWKHRLDAQVERLGLGADVRFEGFQANPHAYFRRAAAYVCCSRYEGMSNAMLEAMANGCPVVATGTATGARELLEGGVGPLAEPDAGALAAAIAARIDSPRDPETLQSRAAQYDLARTIEAYVDLLTREARA, encoded by the coding sequence ATGCCGCCAGCGCCCGCCTCCCTCGACGTCGCCATCGTCATGTTCGATTTCGGCCCGACCGGTGTCGTCCGCAACGCGTTGCGCATCGCCCGTGCCTCGGCTGCGGCGGGGCTCAAGGTCGAATTGTGGGTGGTGCAGGACGCCGGCACGATGCGGCGCGAGGTGCCGGATGACGTTCCGGTGGTCGCCTTCGGGCCGACGCTCGGCACCGATTACACCCGCGCCGACCGCCGCCGCGCGGGGAGGGGCGCGGTTCCTGCGCTGGCCGCGCTGATGGCCGAGCGCGCGCCCAGGGTCGTCCTGTCGGCGGGCAACCATTTCCACAGCCAGGTCGCCGCCGCGTCGCGCGTCGCCGGCCATCCGTCGCGACTGATCCTGCGGGTCAGCACTGGCCTTCCCAAGCCCGACGGCGCCAGCCCGCTCGCGTGGGCGCGCTACTGGTGGAAGCGCGGCAAGGCGATCCGCCGCCAGCGCGAGGCGGACCTGCTGGTCGCAGTCAGCCGCGAGGTGGGCGAGGAGCTCGCCGCGGACATGGGCTTTCCAGCGGAGCGGATCGTCGTCATTCCCAACGGGATCGACGCCAGGGCAATCGACGCCAGGGCCGCGCAGCCGTTCGAGCACCCCTGGTTCGCACCCGGCGCGCCGCCGGTCATCCTCGGGGTCGGCCGGATCGACAAGTTCAAGAATTTCGAGCTGCTCATTGACGCCTTCGCGGCGCTCCGCGCGACCCGGCCGCTGCGGCTGATGATCGTCGGCGAGGAGCGCGGGGCGTGGAAGCACCGGCTCGACGCGCAGGTCGAGCGGCTGGGTCTCGGCGCGGATGTCCGCTTCGAGGGCTTCCAAGCGAACCCCCACGCCTATTTTCGCCGCGCCGCAGCCTATGTCTGCTGCTCGCGCTACGAGGGCATGAGCAACGCGATGCTGGAAGCAATGGCGAATGGCTGCCCGGTGGTCGCGACCGGCACCGCGACCGGCGCGCGCGAGCTGCTCGAGGGTGGGGTCGGACCGCTGGCCGAACCCGATGCAGGGGCGCTGGCGGCGGCCATTGCCGCGCGGATCGACTCTCCCCGCGACCCCGAGACGCTCCAGTCACGCGCGGCGCAATATGACCTCGCTCGCACGATCGAGGCCTATGTCGACCTCCTGACCCGCGAGGCGCGGGCTTAG
- a CDS encoding alpha/beta fold hydrolase, whose product MASFEDRSYNSADGLRLHYRDYAGGDPDQPPILCLPGLTRNCRDFEPVADRFAGEWRVLSLDFRGRGQSAADPDPSHYMPATYARDVLKLLDQLGIADAVFVGTSLGGLVTMLIGAMEEERIAGALLNDIGPEVSPQGIERIRNYVGKAADWPSFAAAGAAFAERAGDVYPHWGAAEWERFARRTCREEGGAVVLDYDMAIAQPFAQANEATQPNLWPWLDHLKDKPVTILRGALSDLFDAPVAERMVRELGPNAELVTVPDVGHAPSFDEPESIAAVERLLARVRAAA is encoded by the coding sequence GTGGCGTCGTTTGAAGACCGTAGTTACAACAGCGCCGACGGTCTGAGGCTTCATTATCGCGATTATGCGGGGGGCGATCCCGACCAGCCGCCGATCCTCTGCCTGCCCGGCCTGACCCGCAACTGCCGCGATTTCGAACCCGTCGCCGACCGCTTTGCCGGCGAATGGCGGGTGCTGTCGCTCGATTTTCGGGGCCGGGGACAAAGTGCGGCTGATCCCGATCCCTCGCACTACATGCCCGCAACCTATGCCCGCGACGTGTTGAAGCTGCTCGACCAGCTCGGGATCGCCGACGCGGTGTTCGTCGGCACCTCGCTCGGCGGGCTCGTCACCATGCTGATCGGCGCAATGGAGGAGGAAAGGATCGCCGGCGCGCTGCTCAACGACATCGGTCCCGAGGTCTCCCCGCAGGGGATCGAGCGGATCCGCAATTATGTCGGCAAGGCCGCCGACTGGCCGAGCTTCGCCGCCGCCGGGGCCGCCTTCGCGGAGCGCGCGGGCGACGTCTATCCGCATTGGGGCGCGGCCGAATGGGAACGCTTCGCCCGCCGCACCTGCCGCGAGGAGGGCGGGGCAGTCGTGCTCGACTACGACATGGCCATCGCCCAGCCCTTCGCGCAGGCCAATGAGGCGACCCAGCCCAACCTCTGGCCGTGGCTCGATCACCTCAAGGACAAGCCCGTGACGATCCTGCGCGGGGCGCTGAGCGACCTGTTCGACGCGCCGGTCGCCGAGCGGATGGTGCGCGAGCTCGGGCCCAATGCCGAACTGGTGACGGTTCCGGACGTCGGCCACGCGCCGAGCTTCGACGAGCCCGAGAGCATCGCCGCGGTGGAGCGGCTGCTGGCGCGGGTTCGCGCCGCCGCCTAG
- the rnr gene encoding ribonuclease R, producing MPKKPASGLPTRQQILDFVTQSGQPAGKREIARAFGLHGHDKIMLKALLKDMADEGLIDSAPGRAFHRAGGVPKVTVLRIVAVEEGAIAVPDSWQGEGPPPKLRVIEKGRRSALTLNDRILARTEERGTGMVAHLMKKLQRSADLILGVVHEDEDGKKWLKPVDKRERRQLPIGDLGAAETGDLVLAEPSGKPPRVSARVDAVLGDPFAPRSFSLIAIHKHGLPHEFSSETVDEARKVSTLPLGEDREDLRHLPIVAIDPADARDHDDAIWAAPREDGGWDAIVAIADVSFYVRPDSALDREARRRGNSVYFPDRVVPMLPHELSSDICSLKQGVDRAALACHLVVAPDGRLASWRFTRAVIRVAANIAYEDAQAAIDGKGGVEPDLVEQALKPLWDCWRALFAARNAREPLELDLPERQVVLDEKGRITSVAPRERLDAHRLVEDYMIAANVAAAKALEAKKAPVMYRVHETPGREKLVALKDYLATFGLEFALGQTIRPATFNRILERVGEHDSRPEIMEQVLRTQTQARYAPDTLGHFGLALASYAHFTSPIRRYADLLVHRALVTAYKLGEGGLPPEDATEFTAIGEHISMLERRAMEAERETIDRYVAAYLADHVGSLLDCRISGVQPFGIFATVEGLGGDGLIPAGDLGREYFRYDEASRQLIGDETGEAYRVGQRLQLRLTDANPVSGALRFELPEGSYSRGPTDRRDRTRRPSTSRRGRPANIRHQGRGRR from the coding sequence TTGCCCAAGAAGCCCGCCTCAGGCCTTCCCACCCGCCAGCAGATCCTCGACTTCGTCACCCAGTCGGGCCAGCCCGCCGGCAAGCGCGAGATCGCCCGCGCCTTCGGCCTCCACGGCCATGACAAGATCATGCTCAAGGCGCTGCTCAAGGACATGGCCGACGAGGGCCTGATCGACAGCGCCCCCGGTCGCGCCTTCCACCGCGCGGGCGGCGTCCCCAAGGTCACCGTGCTGCGCATCGTCGCGGTCGAGGAGGGCGCCATCGCCGTCCCCGACAGCTGGCAGGGGGAGGGGCCGCCCCCGAAGCTTCGCGTGATCGAAAAGGGCCGCCGCTCGGCGCTCACCCTCAATGACCGGATCCTCGCCCGCACCGAGGAGCGCGGGACCGGGATGGTCGCGCATCTGATGAAGAAGCTGCAGCGCTCGGCCGACCTCATCCTCGGCGTCGTCCACGAGGACGAGGACGGCAAGAAGTGGCTGAAGCCCGTCGACAAGCGCGAGCGCCGCCAGCTGCCGATCGGCGACCTCGGCGCGGCCGAGACCGGCGACCTCGTCCTCGCCGAACCCTCGGGCAAGCCCCCGCGCGTCTCGGCCCGGGTCGATGCCGTCCTCGGCGATCCCTTCGCCCCGCGCAGCTTCAGCCTCATCGCCATCCACAAGCACGGCCTCCCCCACGAATTTTCGTCCGAGACGGTCGACGAGGCGCGCAAGGTCTCGACCCTGCCGCTCGGCGAGGACCGCGAGGACCTGCGCCACCTTCCCATCGTCGCGATCGACCCCGCCGACGCGCGCGACCATGACGATGCCATCTGGGCCGCCCCGCGCGAGGATGGCGGCTGGGACGCGATCGTCGCCATTGCCGACGTCAGCTTCTACGTCCGCCCCGACAGCGCGCTCGACCGCGAGGCCCGCCGCCGCGGCAACAGCGTCTATTTCCCCGACCGCGTCGTGCCGATGCTCCCGCACGAACTGTCGTCCGACATCTGCTCCCTGAAGCAGGGCGTCGACCGCGCGGCGCTCGCCTGCCACCTCGTCGTCGCCCCCGACGGCCGCCTGGCGAGCTGGCGCTTTACCCGCGCCGTCATCCGGGTCGCGGCCAACATCGCCTACGAGGATGCACAGGCCGCGATCGACGGCAAGGGCGGGGTCGAACCCGACCTCGTCGAGCAGGCGCTGAAGCCCCTCTGGGATTGCTGGCGCGCCCTCTTCGCCGCCCGCAATGCCCGCGAGCCGCTCGAGCTCGACCTTCCCGAACGGCAGGTCGTCCTCGACGAGAAGGGCCGCATCACCTCGGTCGCCCCGCGCGAGCGCCTCGACGCGCACCGCCTCGTCGAGGATTACATGATCGCCGCCAACGTCGCCGCGGCGAAGGCGCTCGAGGCGAAGAAGGCGCCCGTCATGTACCGCGTCCACGAGACCCCGGGCCGCGAGAAGCTGGTCGCGCTGAAGGACTATCTCGCCACCTTCGGGCTCGAGTTCGCGCTCGGCCAGACCATCCGTCCCGCCACCTTCAACCGCATCCTCGAGCGCGTCGGCGAGCATGATTCGCGCCCCGAGATCATGGAGCAGGTGCTCCGCACCCAGACCCAGGCCCGTTACGCCCCCGACACCCTCGGCCACTTCGGCCTGGCGCTCGCCTCCTACGCGCATTTCACCTCGCCCATCCGCCGCTACGCCGACCTCCTCGTCCACCGCGCGCTGGTCACCGCCTACAAGCTTGGCGAGGGCGGCCTTCCGCCCGAAGACGCGACCGAGTTCACCGCCATTGGCGAGCATATCTCGATGCTTGAACGCCGCGCGATGGAGGCCGAGCGCGAGACCATCGACCGCTATGTCGCCGCCTATCTCGCCGACCATGTGGGCTCGCTGCTCGACTGCCGCATCTCGGGGGTCCAGCCGTTCGGCATCTTCGCCACCGTCGAGGGGCTGGGCGGCGACGGGCTCATCCCCGCCGGCGACCTGGGCCGCGAATATTTCCGCTACGACGAGGCCTCGCGCCAGCTCATCGGCGACGAGACGGGCGAGGCCTATCGCGTCGGCCAGCGGCTCCAGCTTCGCCTGACCGACGCCAATCCCGTCAGCGGGGCGCTGCGCTTCGAACTGCCCGAGGGAAGCTATTCGCGCGGCCCCACCGACCGCCGCGACCGCACCCGCCGTCCTTCGACGAGCCGGCGCGGACGACCTGCCAACATCCGCCACCAGGGTCGCGGCCGCCGCTGA
- a CDS encoding replicative DNA helicase: MAEILMHPGAAAEPTPVQQLPHNVEAEAALLGALLLDNRLVEDVQLKLRADHFFEPLHGRIYDAILRLTDRNMVANPVTLRPLFEADEAMKQLGGPAYLAQLSGSGAALIAARDFANQIYDLALLRSLVAVGRDLVTSALDTSEDVKPLDQIERAETELYKVAEQGGGEGKVKTFADAAKEALQIAEAALNSGGKLSGITTGFTEVNARMGGMHRSDLIILAGRPGMGKTSLATNIAFNAARRLLQDLADGIPAERSAGAATAFFSLEMSADQLATRILAEQSNIPGTQIRTGNMNLNEFREFARTAAELNSLPLYIDDTPGLTIAALRTRARRLKRQKNIGLIIVDYLQLLSGTSKSGDGNRVQEISEISRGLKQLAKELHVPVVALSQLSRAVEQREDKRPQLSDLRESGSIEQDADMVWFIYRGDYYLAAKQPADDHPDFAEWQEEMSRIYGIAELIIAKQRHGATGKVKLKFDARITKFTDLVEEGYTPDFH, translated from the coding sequence ATGGCCGAAATCCTGATGCACCCGGGCGCCGCCGCCGAGCCGACCCCGGTTCAGCAGCTGCCGCACAATGTCGAAGCCGAGGCGGCGCTATTGGGCGCGCTGCTGCTCGACAACCGGCTGGTCGAGGACGTCCAGCTCAAGCTTCGCGCCGACCATTTCTTCGAGCCGCTCCACGGCCGCATCTACGACGCGATCCTGCGGCTCACCGACCGCAACATGGTCGCCAATCCGGTCACCCTCCGCCCGCTGTTCGAGGCCGACGAGGCGATGAAGCAGCTTGGCGGACCGGCCTACCTCGCCCAGCTGTCGGGCTCGGGCGCGGCGCTGATCGCGGCCCGCGACTTCGCCAACCAGATCTACGACCTCGCCTTGCTCCGCAGCCTCGTCGCGGTCGGCCGCGACCTCGTCACGAGCGCGCTCGACACCAGCGAGGACGTCAAGCCGCTCGACCAGATCGAACGCGCCGAGACCGAGCTCTACAAGGTCGCCGAGCAGGGCGGGGGCGAGGGCAAGGTCAAGACCTTCGCCGACGCCGCCAAGGAAGCGCTCCAGATCGCCGAGGCCGCGCTCAACAGCGGCGGCAAGCTATCGGGTATCACCACCGGCTTCACCGAGGTCAATGCGCGGATGGGCGGCATGCACCGCTCCGACCTCATCATCCTCGCCGGCCGCCCGGGCATGGGCAAGACCTCGCTCGCGACCAACATCGCCTTCAACGCCGCGCGCCGGCTCTTGCAGGACCTCGCCGACGGCATTCCGGCCGAGCGCTCGGCCGGCGCCGCGACCGCCTTCTTCAGCCTCGAAATGTCGGCCGACCAGCTCGCCACGCGTATCCTCGCCGAGCAGAGCAACATCCCCGGCACGCAGATCCGCACCGGCAACATGAACTTGAACGAGTTCCGTGAATTCGCCCGGACCGCGGCCGAGCTGAATAGCCTGCCGCTCTACATCGACGATACGCCGGGCCTCACCATCGCCGCGCTCCGCACCCGCGCCCGGCGCCTGAAGCGCCAGAAGAACATCGGCCTCATCATCGTCGACTATCTCCAGCTCCTTTCGGGCACCTCCAAGAGCGGCGACGGCAACCGCGTCCAGGAAATTTCCGAGATCAGCCGGGGCTTGAAGCAGCTTGCGAAGGAACTTCACGTTCCCGTCGTCGCGCTGTCGCAGCTCAGCCGCGCGGTCGAGCAGCGCGAGGACAAGCGTCCGCAGCTGTCCGACCTTCGTGAATCGGGCTCGATCGAGCAGGACGCCGACATGGTCTGGTTCATCTACCGCGGCGACTATTACCTCGCCGCCAAGCAGCCGGCCGACGACCATCCCGACTTCGCCGAATGGCAGGAGGAGATGAGCCGCATCTACGGCATCGCCGAGCTGATCATCGCCAAGCAGCGCCACGGCGCGACAGGCAAGGTCAAGCTCAAGTTCGACGCCCGGATCACCAAGTTCACCGACCTCGTCGAAGAGGGCTACACGCCCGACTTCCACTAG
- a CDS encoding NADPH-dependent FMN reductase has translation MPRTIAVLRGSPRADSLTKRLARAIELAAGDRLTFRDIEIHDLPLYNPDHEKDSPHPQWDAFRAAVKGCDGILFVSPEWNRSVPGGLKNAIDIGSRPYGQGVFQKKPTAVVTQSTGGTGGFGCNHHLRQSLVHLDGIVLGQPEMYVGNLAPGKFGEDGRPTDDGLAKLIDGFAGTFADWVEKQA, from the coding sequence ATGCCCCGCACCATTGCCGTCCTTCGTGGCAGTCCCCGCGCCGACAGCCTGACCAAAAGGCTCGCCAGGGCCATCGAACTCGCTGCCGGCGACCGCTTGACCTTCCGCGACATCGAGATCCACGACCTGCCGCTCTACAATCCCGATCATGAAAAGGATTCGCCGCATCCCCAGTGGGACGCTTTCCGCGCCGCGGTGAAGGGCTGCGACGGCATCCTGTTCGTCAGCCCCGAGTGGAACCGCTCGGTCCCGGGCGGACTCAAGAATGCGATCGACATCGGTTCGCGCCCCTATGGCCAGGGCGTGTTCCAGAAGAAGCCGACGGCGGTGGTCACCCAGTCGACCGGCGGCACCGGCGGCTTCGGCTGCAACCATCACCTGCGCCAGAGCCTCGTCCACCTCGACGGAATCGTGCTCGGCCAGCCCGAAATGTATGTCGGCAACCTCGCGCCCGGGAAGTTCGGCGAAGACGGCCGCCCGACCGACGACGGCCTGGCCAAGCTGATCGACGGCTTCGCCGGGACGTTTGCCGACTGGGTCGAGAAACAGGCCTGA
- the dcd gene encoding dCTP deaminase, with protein MSILSDRWIREQAQSTGMIEPFVEAQRRDGCISYGLSSYGYDARVADEFKIFTNVDSAVVDPKDFASNSFVDRKTDVCIIPPNSFALARTVEYFRVPRDVLVICLGKSTYARCGIIVNVTPLEPGWEGHVTLEFSNTTPLPAKIYANEGACQFLFLQGNEPCEVSYADRAGKYQGQRGVTLPRL; from the coding sequence ATGAGCATCCTTTCCGACCGCTGGATCCGCGAGCAGGCCCAATCGACCGGCATGATCGAGCCCTTCGTCGAGGCCCAGCGCCGCGACGGCTGCATCAGCTATGGCCTGTCGAGCTACGGCTACGACGCCCGGGTGGCGGACGAGTTCAAGATCTTCACCAACGTCGACTCGGCGGTGGTCGACCCCAAGGACTTCGCCTCGAACAGCTTCGTCGACCGCAAGACCGATGTCTGCATCATCCCGCCCAACAGCTTCGCGCTGGCGCGGACGGTGGAATATTTCCGGGTGCCGCGCGACGTGCTGGTGATCTGCCTCGGCAAGTCGACCTATGCGCGATGCGGGATCATCGTGAACGTCACCCCGCTGGAGCCGGGCTGGGAGGGGCACGTGACGCTGGAATTCAGCAACACCACCCCCCTGCCGGCCAAGATCTACGCCAACGAGGGTGCCTGCCAGTTCCTGTTCCTCCAGGGCAACGAGCCGTGCGAGGTGAGCTATGCCGACCGCGCGGGCAAGTATCAGGGACAGCGCGGGGTGACCCTGCCGCGGCTGTGA
- a CDS encoding YegP family protein, with protein MAHKFVIKKSSNGEYVASFEYNGEKVFWTETYKSKSSAQNAIDSIKKNGPMAEVHDAT; from the coding sequence GTGGCTCACAAGTTCGTGATCAAGAAGTCGTCCAACGGCGAATATGTCGCCAGCTTCGAATATAATGGCGAAAAGGTCTTCTGGACCGAGACCTACAAGAGCAAGTCGTCGGCCCAGAACGCGATCGACTCGATCAAGAAGAACGGCCCCATGGCCGAGGTCCACGACGCCACCTGA